A DNA window from Nitrospira sp. contains the following coding sequences:
- a CDS encoding ABC transporter ATP-binding protein (MaGe:77308963) encodes MVKLVQLSKAYARGEARVAALHEVSLEVERGEFCAFVGPSGCGKSTLLNLVGGLDRPSSGELWLDGRATTAFTSNDWTVARRDVIGIVFQAFHLVPGLTALENVTLPLMLRGDHGSAVAQRAKDVLELVHMGHRAHHRPGELSGGEQQRVAIARALAHRPKLLLADEPTGNLDSHQGTEIMELIRSLAKAGGVTVLLVTHSQTAAHCADYVWTMQDGRLASRTPAPALTGVA; translated from the coding sequence ATGGTGAAGCTAGTTCAATTGTCCAAGGCTTATGCGCGTGGCGAGGCCAGGGTTGCCGCGTTGCACGAGGTGAGTCTTGAGGTCGAACGCGGCGAGTTCTGCGCGTTTGTCGGCCCTAGCGGATGCGGGAAGAGTACACTGCTGAATTTGGTCGGCGGTCTCGACCGGCCTTCATCGGGAGAGCTCTGGCTTGATGGGCGCGCGACTACCGCGTTTACCAGCAACGACTGGACGGTCGCGCGGCGGGATGTCATCGGCATTGTGTTTCAAGCCTTTCACTTGGTGCCTGGCCTGACGGCGCTGGAAAATGTCACCTTGCCGTTGATGCTTCGCGGAGACCATGGTTCTGCGGTGGCGCAGCGGGCGAAGGACGTGCTGGAGCTGGTCCATATGGGGCATCGGGCACATCATCGCCCAGGAGAATTATCGGGCGGAGAACAACAGCGGGTGGCGATTGCCCGGGCGCTGGCGCACCGGCCGAAATTGCTCCTGGCCGATGAACCGACGGGGAATCTCGATTCGCATCAAGGCACAGAGATCATGGAGTTAATTCGATCGCTGGCGAAAGCGGGCGGTGTGACGGTGTTGCTGGTGACGCATAGCCAGACGGCCGCGCACTGCGCCGAC
- a CDS encoding Pribosyltran domain-containing protein (MaGe:77308964) codes for MMASWPQKVPGLLRHTVRFFLPADCAACGLPLTTDPVPLFCTACWDTIAPLKLARCSQCDRPLPSPVALTYSPTHRCHHCTVRPPAYEKAWTLYPYLPPLQDAICLFKYRGKVSLSKPLGRLLLHAIPPSLDVDLIIPVPLHPARLREREFNQSLLLADQIATHTARPISFTNLVRTVPSEPQSTLSRKERMKNLRRAFAVRQPEKITQKRILLIDDVLTTGTTVNECAKVLRKAGAGAVFVLTLARTIESSVVPDRILAQRDTGPLELFKG; via the coding sequence ATGATGGCATCCTGGCCTCAGAAAGTGCCCGGTCTGTTACGGCACACGGTCCGGTTTTTCCTGCCCGCCGACTGCGCCGCTTGCGGCCTGCCGCTCACGACCGATCCCGTGCCGCTGTTTTGCACGGCCTGCTGGGATACGATCGCTCCGCTCAAGCTCGCTCGCTGCTCGCAATGCGATCGTCCACTACCCTCGCCTGTCGCACTCACCTATAGTCCCACGCATCGATGCCACCACTGCACGGTCCGCCCGCCCGCCTATGAGAAAGCCTGGACCCTGTATCCCTATCTGCCGCCCTTGCAAGACGCCATCTGCCTGTTCAAGTACCGGGGAAAAGTGTCGCTGTCCAAACCGCTGGGACGCTTACTGCTTCACGCCATTCCTCCCTCATTGGATGTGGATCTCATTATTCCTGTCCCGCTGCATCCAGCCCGTTTGAGAGAGCGAGAATTCAACCAATCGCTCCTGCTCGCCGATCAGATCGCCACACACACAGCCCGTCCGATCTCATTCACCAACCTCGTGCGAACTGTTCCGTCAGAGCCGCAAAGCACGTTGTCGCGTAAAGAACGGATGAAGAATCTGCGCCGGGCCTTCGCCGTTCGACAGCCTGAAAAGATTACGCAGAAACGCATCCTCTTGATCGACGATGTCTTGACGACTGGGACCACGGTGAACGAATGTGCCAAGGTGCTCAGAAAAGCCGGTGCCGGAGCCGTCTTCGTTCTCACGCTGGCGCGCACAATTGAATCGAGTGTCGTGCCGGATCGAATTCTGGCTCAACGAGACACCGGGCCGCTTGAACTGTTCAAGGGGTAA
- a CDS encoding Zinc ribbon domain-containing protein (MaGe:77308965) encodes MLLLNLANSTAPACKQCGSQSVDRLMSRFSSPKSEEARLASLADPDKLDRLDEHDPESMSHFMKQVGDEMGEDVGEEVEAMMDSTDTSLSADGSTDSL; translated from the coding sequence TTGCTCCTGCTCAATCTGGCCAATTCGACAGCCCCTGCCTGCAAGCAATGCGGCAGCCAGTCCGTTGACCGCCTTATGTCCCGCTTCTCTTCCCCAAAGTCTGAAGAAGCGAGACTTGCGTCATTGGCGGATCCAGACAAGCTCGACAGGTTGGACGAACACGATCCAGAATCCATGTCCCATTTCATGAAACAGGTGGGGGATGAGATGGGGGAAGATGTCGGAGAGGAAGTCGAGGCGATGATGGATTCGACCGATACCAGCTTGTCAGCGGACGGTAGCACTGACAGCCTATGA
- a CDS encoding DNA-binding protein (MaGe:77308966), which produces MGTAPKSELMTVSETCHYLKITTRTLYRYIQNRQIPAFKLGKEWRFVRSDLEQWIRDRTRTALPS; this is translated from the coding sequence ATGGGGACAGCCCCGAAGAGCGAATTGATGACGGTGTCGGAGACCTGCCACTACCTGAAGATTACGACCCGCACCCTCTATCGCTATATACAGAACAGACAGATCCCAGCCTTCAAGCTTGGGAAAGAATGGCGATTCGTACGTTCGGATCTGGAACAGTGGATCCGCGACCGGACCAGAACCGCCCTCCCCTCATAA
- a CDS encoding Transcriptional regulator MraZ (MaGe:77308967): MFAGEYLCKVDEKGRFIVPSPIREQIEADGQAVTFLKGPEQSLLVYSLKEWEKVLDRTKTTLDEDQSRLFMHFVVSEAGTSDIDKTGRILIPGRLRKLIPLDEELEIILVGMYHRLEVWNPSEWRRFIARTEDRYEQNMSKIQNLL, encoded by the coding sequence ATGTTCGCTGGCGAATATCTCTGCAAAGTGGATGAGAAAGGGCGCTTTATCGTGCCCTCGCCCATCCGCGAACAGATCGAAGCCGACGGCCAGGCGGTCACCTTCCTCAAAGGACCGGAACAATCGCTCCTCGTCTATTCGTTGAAAGAATGGGAGAAGGTCTTGGACCGCACGAAGACCACGCTAGACGAAGATCAAAGCCGTCTGTTCATGCATTTTGTCGTCTCCGAAGCTGGCACCTCGGACATCGACAAAACTGGTCGCATCCTCATTCCCGGCCGTTTGCGAAAGCTGATTCCATTGGATGAAGAGCTCGAAATTATTCTGGTCGGAATGTATCACCGGCTGGAAGTCTGGAATCCCAGTGAATGGCGTCGCTTTATTGCCCGCACTGAGGACCGCTACGAACAGAACATGTCGAAGATCCAGAACCTTCTGTAA
- a CDS encoding RusA family crossover junction endodeoxyribonuclease (MaGe:77308968), which produces MPAERRRTNPLPLKTAIHVVSYRPAAKSEPASTRPAVVNLHSPGRPRRSRTSLHIPAPAAIVTAESIEITLPVPPSINHQYATVQGRRVLSSAGRIYKQQAGQQLWLALSQSPHKQALMHRLRSEPLALSIRFYFTSPLRRDVDGGLKIAQDALCEGIGLNDNRIAETHLYKDVDRTAPRIRISLSLAAQ; this is translated from the coding sequence ATGCCTGCCGAACGGCGTCGCACAAACCCTCTTCCTTTAAAAACCGCCATCCACGTCGTCTCCTATCGACCGGCGGCCAAGTCTGAACCGGCATCGACGCGCCCAGCGGTTGTCAATTTACACTCGCCCGGCCGGCCGCGTCGCTCGAGAACATCGCTGCATATCCCCGCGCCCGCTGCAATCGTTACCGCTGAATCCATCGAGATCACGCTGCCGGTCCCACCCAGCATCAATCATCAATACGCCACGGTGCAGGGCCGCCGGGTGCTGTCTTCAGCTGGCCGAATCTACAAGCAGCAGGCGGGACAACAGCTCTGGCTGGCGCTATCCCAATCCCCTCACAAGCAGGCCTTGATGCATCGGCTTCGCTCTGAGCCGCTCGCGCTTTCTATCCGCTTCTATTTCACCTCGCCACTCCGCCGCGATGTCGATGGCGGCCTCAAAATCGCTCAAGACGCCCTCTGCGAAGGGATCGGCCTCAACGACAACCGTATTGCCGAAACGCATCTCTACAAAGATGTGGATCGAACCGCCCCTCGTATCCGGATTTCCCTCTCTCTGGCCGCCCAATAG
- a CDS encoding hypothetical protein (Evidence 5 : Unknown function; MaGe:77308969) — protein sequence MSMAASKSLKTPSAKGSASTTTVLPKRISTKMWIEPPLVSGFPSLWPPNSHLSRYRIAPFRFRKIDR from the coding sequence ATGTCGATGGCGGCCTCAAAATCGCTCAAGACGCCCTCTGCGAAGGGATCGGCCTCAACGACAACCGTATTGCCGAAACGCATCTCTACAAAGATGTGGATCGAACCGCCCCTCGTATCCGGATTTCCCTCTCTCTGGCCGCCCAATAGCCATCTCTCACGCTATCGAATAGCTCCCTTTAGATTTCGCAAAATCGACCGATAA
- a CDS encoding HD-GYP domain-containing protein (MaGe:77308970) yields the protein MATKTISIDQLRVGMYVATIDLSWFQSPFLRHARLIEHREQIQKLRRAGAKQIVIDLSRGDDVEPSRPLDALPSSQEIAPAPDKLTPKPIPKPLDQLNEEYAQALVARKQLERFVHAVFSSISEQGSVDPRLAAEAIQEVSIVARTLSNSAIFMALSQQRAGDASLSRHALSTCTLALVVGQSFGYNPLELQELATAALLHDIGLVQIPDAIIQRSANTSDPLSAHDRQLLESHPRAGILALERQGGFETKVLQMIAEHHIRLDDSGYPQGAKGEFTSERSRILMIADYYDELITGFGGASPLAPHQALQRLFRESREGAFDQTVLSRFIKLIGIYPIHSRVQLNTKEQAVVTELNPSTLHQPVVAITHTPSGSETPAPLVIDLSDQQDAAPTRIIDKVLDSPGQAHSASSSQAA from the coding sequence ATGGCCACAAAGACGATTTCAATCGATCAACTCCGCGTCGGGATGTACGTCGCTACAATCGACTTATCCTGGTTCCAGTCGCCCTTTCTCCGCCATGCCCGGCTCATCGAACATAGGGAACAGATTCAGAAGCTGCGCCGCGCCGGAGCCAAGCAGATCGTCATCGATTTATCTCGCGGGGATGATGTCGAGCCATCGCGCCCCCTCGACGCACTCCCCTCCTCGCAAGAGATCGCACCGGCACCCGACAAACTCACACCAAAACCGATTCCCAAACCGCTGGATCAACTGAACGAAGAATACGCGCAAGCGCTGGTTGCCAGGAAACAACTGGAACGCTTTGTTCACGCCGTCTTCTCGTCGATTTCAGAACAGGGCTCCGTCGATCCTCGGCTGGCAGCAGAAGCCATCCAAGAAGTCTCGATTGTCGCGAGAACCCTTTCCAACTCAGCCATTTTCATGGCGCTTAGCCAGCAGCGAGCCGGCGATGCGTCGCTCAGCCGGCATGCCCTATCCACCTGCACCTTAGCGCTCGTGGTAGGACAGTCCTTCGGCTACAATCCCTTGGAGCTGCAGGAACTGGCCACTGCGGCGCTGCTTCACGATATCGGCTTAGTCCAGATTCCAGACGCAATCATTCAGCGAAGCGCCAACACGTCCGACCCACTGTCCGCGCATGACCGGCAGCTGCTTGAGTCCCATCCACGCGCGGGCATTCTCGCACTCGAGCGGCAGGGAGGATTCGAGACTAAGGTCTTGCAGATGATCGCAGAGCACCACATTCGCCTCGATGATTCCGGCTATCCCCAGGGAGCCAAAGGAGAGTTTACGTCGGAACGCTCGCGCATCCTGATGATCGCCGATTACTACGACGAGCTCATTACCGGATTCGGCGGGGCCTCGCCGCTCGCGCCCCATCAGGCGCTCCAGCGCCTCTTTCGTGAATCTCGGGAAGGGGCCTTCGATCAGACCGTTCTCTCACGGTTCATCAAGTTGATCGGCATCTATCCGATCCACAGCCGCGTGCAGCTCAACACCAAGGAGCAGGCCGTCGTCACCGAACTGAACCCTTCGACGCTCCACCAACCGGTCGTGGCCATTACGCACACCCCGTCAGGAAGCGAGACTCCTGCCCCTCTCGTCATCGACCTGTCGGATCAACAGGATGCCGCGCCGACACGAATCATCGACAAGGTGCTGGATTCCCCGGGACAGGCTCATTCTGCCTCCTCCTCACAAGCCGCCTAA
- a CDS encoding Putative Efflux transporter, RND family, MFP subunit, Macrolide-specific efflux protein (Evidence 3 : Putative function from multiple computational evidences; MaGe:77308973), whose amino-acid sequence MRRFGIVLGIVAVGLAIGGYVFFTGERKAPVRYRTAVVERGSVVSIVSATGTINPVVSVQVGTQVSGMIKSLHADFNSRVKAGDIVAVIDPEPFKARRDQAASNLEMARANVARAKTDSAQRQRELARVRSLVDQNFVSQNDVDVAVTNAQGADAQVRVAEAQVRQADAAVNSAELELKYTTIRSPVDGIVVARNIEVGQTVAASFATPNLFLIALDLTKMQVDTNVSESDIGGIGEGKDATFSVDAYPGVRFSGSIRQVRLAPINVQNVVTYNVVVAVDNQDLRLKPGMTANVSIVVAQKEQVLKVPNAALRFSPPKSDRVEGGAAGKSAKAEGRSASGSAESGLPSRKVWMQDESGELTSVPVQTGISDGVATEIVGGSLDEQDLVIVGLDVPRANRQGSELPPGFSGGGQRRTRDR is encoded by the coding sequence ATGCGACGGTTCGGGATCGTTCTTGGAATTGTGGCGGTGGGGCTTGCCATCGGTGGGTACGTGTTCTTCACCGGGGAACGCAAGGCGCCGGTGCGGTATCGGACTGCCGTCGTCGAGCGGGGTTCCGTTGTCTCCATCGTGAGTGCGACGGGCACCATTAATCCGGTGGTGTCGGTGCAGGTCGGCACCCAAGTCTCCGGGATGATTAAGAGCCTCCATGCGGATTTCAATTCGCGGGTCAAGGCCGGCGACATTGTGGCGGTGATCGATCCGGAACCGTTCAAGGCCCGGCGAGATCAGGCTGCGAGCAATCTGGAAATGGCAAGGGCGAATGTCGCCCGCGCCAAGACAGACAGCGCGCAGCGTCAACGAGAGCTTGCGCGGGTCCGCTCCCTGGTCGATCAGAACTTTGTCTCGCAGAACGATGTCGATGTGGCTGTGACTAACGCGCAGGGCGCGGACGCGCAAGTGCGTGTGGCCGAAGCGCAAGTCCGGCAGGCGGACGCGGCGGTGAACTCGGCTGAGTTGGAATTGAAATACACGACGATTCGCTCGCCGGTCGACGGCATTGTGGTGGCCAGGAATATCGAAGTCGGCCAGACTGTCGCGGCTAGCTTCGCCACGCCGAACCTGTTTTTGATCGCGCTCGACCTGACGAAAATGCAGGTGGATACCAATGTGAGCGAGTCGGACATCGGCGGGATCGGCGAGGGAAAGGATGCCACATTTTCCGTGGATGCGTATCCCGGCGTGCGGTTTTCTGGATCGATCCGCCAGGTGCGGCTGGCTCCGATCAATGTGCAAAATGTGGTGACGTACAACGTCGTGGTGGCCGTCGATAATCAGGACTTGCGTCTGAAACCTGGGATGACGGCGAACGTGTCCATTGTCGTGGCGCAAAAAGAGCAGGTGCTCAAGGTGCCGAATGCGGCGTTGCGCTTCTCGCCTCCCAAGAGCGATCGCGTGGAGGGTGGCGCGGCGGGGAAATCTGCGAAGGCTGAAGGTCGATCAGCGTCTGGTTCCGCAGAATCCGGCCTTCCTTCCCGCAAGGTGTGGATGCAAGACGAGTCTGGCGAACTGACCTCCGTGCCGGTTCAGACAGGGATTTCCGATGGCGTGGCGACGGAGATTGTCGGCGGATCGCTTGATGAGCAAGACCTGGTGATTGTGGGACTCGATGTGCCGCGAGCGAACCGTCAAGGGAGTGAGTTGCCGCCTGGTTTCAGCGGTGGTGGCCAACGCCGCACGCGCGATCGATAG
- a CDS encoding hypothetical protein (Evidence 4 : Unknown function but conserved in other organisms; MaGe:77308974), protein MRREWILSVLVVVAMMTSGCVVSNKKYQDALADADSAKMELEKTRQQKNAMEQQVKTLKELNVKFGGEAQAARDELQRIEHGRDKERGAIDTRTKELEDKLKSVSSQNRNVRAEYEDVKRHNETLKSLVARYQKELKDRSRSVAGSLTPSAPLPPLPGASAEAPAPVPAPSVPAAGSAAMNVNKASASDMVLFLGLKKDEADRIVTNRPYRVKGELVAKNVVPKETFDLIKDRISVSP, encoded by the coding sequence ATGAGACGTGAGTGGATCTTGTCGGTGCTGGTGGTTGTCGCCATGATGACCAGCGGATGCGTGGTCTCGAACAAGAAATACCAGGATGCGCTGGCGGACGCGGATAGCGCAAAGATGGAGCTGGAAAAGACGCGGCAGCAGAAGAATGCGATGGAGCAGCAGGTGAAGACGCTGAAGGAGCTGAATGTGAAATTCGGCGGCGAGGCGCAAGCGGCGCGCGACGAATTGCAGCGCATTGAGCATGGACGGGATAAAGAGCGCGGCGCGATCGATACGCGCACGAAGGAGCTGGAAGATAAGTTGAAGTCGGTGTCTTCGCAGAACCGGAATGTGCGGGCGGAATATGAAGATGTGAAGCGTCACAATGAAACGCTGAAATCGCTGGTGGCCCGGTATCAGAAAGAACTCAAGGACCGTTCCCGTTCGGTGGCCGGTTCGCTGACGCCGTCCGCGCCGCTTCCTCCGCTTCCAGGAGCCTCCGCGGAGGCTCCGGCTCCGGTTCCGGCGCCGAGTGTTCCTGCTGCCGGTTCGGCGGCGATGAATGTGAATAAGGCGTCCGCAAGCGATATGGTGCTGTTCCTGGGGTTGAAGAAGGACGAAGCCGACCGAATCGTCACGAACCGTCCCTACCGTGTGAAGGGCGAATTGGTGGCGAAGAACGTGGTCCCCAAAGAGACGTTCGACCTCATCAAGGATCGTATTTCCGTCAGTCCGTAA
- a CDS encoding hypothetical protein (Evidence 5 : Unknown function; MaGe:77308975) yields the protein MLCAIITEPSAAVKFAVLLADCFQAMWIHGAYCKYVDKEGLMEYTQIGQGQQEEGQRVRAGCGVRAVSLMRSLS from the coding sequence ATGTTGTGTGCGATCATCACAGAGCCATCCGCTGCCGTCAAGTTTGCGGTGCTTCTTGCGGATTGCTTCCAAGCGATGTGGATCCACGGAGCCTACTGCAAATATGTTGACAAAGAAGGACTGATGGAATACACACAAATTGGACAAGGACAGCAGGAGGAGGGGCAGAGGGTGCGCGCCGGGTGCGGCGTGCGCGCGGTCTCACTAATGCGTAGCTTATCGTAA
- a CDS encoding Undecaprenyl-diphosphatase 3 (MaGe:77308976): MAEWGPALAVILGIVEGLTEFLPVSSTGHLILVGHALGFTGEAAANAEISIQLGAILAVIVFERDKIRRLLTGAWQEQASLQTMRQTGQHPTWSALIRASLQAHPHLWFVLGLGLAFLPAASVGFLAHGWIKSTLFTPQTVAATSILGGIIILLVEARQPRVHTTQLDRVSIKSAFWVGVAQCASLIPGMSRSGSTIIGGLLAGLDRKVATEYSFFLALPTIIAATAYQMLKAKATFDQADYLALGIGMIVSFLVAWAVIAAFLTYVQRHTLRVFAYYRIALGILVFIVVR; encoded by the coding sequence ATGGCTGAATGGGGACCTGCACTCGCGGTTATTCTTGGCATTGTGGAAGGGCTGACGGAATTTCTGCCCGTCTCTTCAACAGGGCATCTCATTCTCGTGGGCCATGCGCTCGGCTTCACGGGCGAGGCTGCGGCCAATGCGGAAATCTCGATCCAGCTCGGGGCCATCCTCGCCGTCATCGTGTTTGAACGGGACAAAATCCGCCGCTTGCTCACCGGCGCATGGCAGGAACAAGCTTCGTTGCAGACCATGCGGCAAACCGGCCAGCATCCCACCTGGAGCGCGCTGATTCGGGCCTCTCTTCAAGCCCACCCTCACTTGTGGTTCGTGCTTGGGTTAGGCCTCGCCTTCCTCCCCGCCGCAAGCGTCGGCTTTCTCGCGCACGGATGGATCAAGTCTACGCTCTTTACGCCCCAGACCGTCGCCGCCACGTCGATCCTCGGCGGGATCATCATTCTACTCGTTGAAGCCCGGCAGCCACGCGTCCATACGACTCAACTCGACCGCGTGTCTATCAAATCCGCCTTCTGGGTCGGCGTCGCGCAATGCGCCTCGTTGATCCCCGGCATGTCCCGATCCGGCTCGACCATCATCGGCGGCTTGCTCGCCGGGCTCGACCGGAAAGTGGCCACCGAGTATTCGTTCTTTCTCGCCTTGCCGACGATCATCGCCGCCACCGCCTATCAAATGCTCAAAGCGAAGGCGACCTTCGACCAAGCGGACTACCTGGCGCTCGGCATCGGCATGATCGTCTCGTTCCTGGTCGCCTGGGCCGTCATCGCGGCATTTCTGACGTACGTGCAACGGCACACGTTGCGGGTCTTCGCCTACTATCGAATTGCTCTCGGCATTCTCGTCTTTATCGTCGTACGGTAG
- a CDS encoding Lipoprotein signal peptidase (MaGe:77308977) — MNGPLLRNLALASLTGAVIVTDQLSKLHIVQTMRLHESIPIIPNLFSFTYIRNPGAAFGLLAESSNAFRMVFFGLTSIFALVLLGTILYRMPEREWMGRLSVSAILGGAVGNLIDRMRFGEVIDFLDVYVGNYHWPAFNIADSAITVGVIFLIIHFMFEKPDVPPAASEHPSAHPPAP, encoded by the coding sequence TTGAACGGGCCGCTGCTTCGCAATCTGGCGCTGGCGTCGCTGACGGGAGCGGTGATCGTGACCGATCAGCTGTCGAAGCTGCATATCGTGCAGACGATGCGCTTGCATGAGTCGATTCCGATCATTCCCAATCTGTTCAGCTTCACCTATATCCGCAATCCGGGCGCGGCGTTCGGTTTGCTGGCCGAAAGCAGCAATGCGTTCCGGATGGTGTTTTTCGGGCTGACCTCGATTTTTGCGCTGGTGTTGCTGGGGACCATTCTCTATCGCATGCCTGAGCGGGAGTGGATGGGGAGGCTGAGCGTCTCGGCGATTCTCGGCGGCGCGGTCGGGAATCTCATCGACCGGATGCGGTTCGGCGAAGTGATCGATTTTTTGGACGTCTATGTTGGCAACTACCACTGGCCGGCATTCAATATTGCGGATTCCGCGATCACGGTCGGCGTGATCTTCCTGATCATTCATTTTATGTTTGAAAAGCCGGACGTCCCGCCTGCTGCCTCCGAGCATCCTTCAGCGCACCCGCCTGCTCCGTAA
- a CDS encoding Quinolinate synthase A (MaGe:77308979), which translates to MKTTATEPRPITDYQGLSPEELFRRTAEAKRALGDRVMILGHNYQRDEVIEHADFRGDSLLLSKLAAERSERPYIVFCGVHFMAETADILSRSKQTVILPDMAAGCSMADMAAIEQVDQCWETLGRILPVEETVIPAVYVNSAAVLKAFCGEHGGITCTSSNAKAVIEWCWARREKILFFPDEHLGRNTANKMGVPREQMIVWDPFQPNGGNTREAIQRAKLILWKGHCSVHQMFQPVHIDNFKKQFPDGRVIVHPECHENVVNKADLSGSTEFIIKTVTAAPAGTAWAVGTELNLVNRLKRDLTDKKVFFLSSTVCQCATMFRIDGAHLCWAMENLVDGHVVNHIVVPDEEKRWAKIALDRMMSVS; encoded by the coding sequence GTGAAAACGACTGCGACTGAACCTAGACCGATTACCGATTATCAGGGCTTGTCGCCCGAGGAACTTTTTCGCCGGACGGCCGAAGCGAAGCGCGCGCTCGGGGATCGGGTCATGATCCTGGGGCATAACTATCAGCGGGATGAAGTTATTGAGCATGCGGATTTTCGGGGCGACTCGCTGTTGCTGTCGAAGCTGGCGGCGGAGCGGTCAGAGCGTCCCTATATTGTGTTCTGCGGCGTTCACTTTATGGCGGAGACCGCGGATATTCTGAGCCGGTCGAAGCAAACGGTAATTTTGCCTGACATGGCGGCCGGTTGTTCCATGGCGGATATGGCGGCCATCGAGCAGGTGGATCAATGTTGGGAGACGCTGGGGCGCATCCTGCCGGTTGAAGAGACGGTTATACCGGCGGTCTATGTGAATAGTGCGGCCGTTCTCAAGGCCTTTTGCGGCGAGCATGGTGGCATTACTTGCACGTCATCCAACGCGAAGGCCGTTATTGAATGGTGCTGGGCTAGGCGCGAGAAGATTCTTTTTTTCCCTGACGAGCATTTGGGCCGCAATACGGCGAACAAGATGGGAGTGCCCCGCGAGCAGATGATTGTCTGGGACCCGTTCCAACCGAACGGTGGTAATACGCGCGAGGCCATCCAGCGCGCGAAGCTGATTCTCTGGAAGGGGCACTGCAGCGTGCATCAGATGTTTCAGCCGGTCCACATCGACAATTTCAAGAAGCAGTTTCCGGACGGCCGGGTGATCGTGCATCCGGAGTGCCATGAGAATGTCGTCAATAAGGCGGACCTTTCCGGCTCGACCGAGTTCATCATCAAGACCGTAACGGCGGCGCCAGCCGGTACCGCCTGGGCGGTGGGCACCGAACTGAATCTGGTCAACCGGTTGAAGCGCGACCTGACAGACAAGAAGGTGTTCTTTCTTTCCTCGACGGTCTGCCAATGCGCCACCATGTTTCGCATCGACGGCGCGCATCTCTGCTGGGCCATGGAAAATCTCGTCGACGGTCATGTGGTGAACCACATCGTGGTGCCCGACGAAGAGAAGCGTTGGGCGAAGATTGCGCTTGATCGCATGATGTCCGTCAGTTAA
- a CDS encoding hypothetical protein (Evidence 5 : Unknown function; MaGe:77308980) → MGSLGVGAPPFMDLVGLRLISRMGTRTPEWAPLTWILREAGNGAVVNVAALLVVLWPFDPLVDVSDVPMGLSFLSSNG, encoded by the coding sequence ATGGGTTCGTTGGGCGTCGGCGCGCCGCCGTTCATGGATTTGGTTGGGCTGAGACTGATTTCCCGCATGGGCACGCGCACGCCGGAGTGGGCGCCGCTGACGTGGATCTTGCGCGAGGCGGGAAATGGCGCGGTCGTTAATGTGGCGGCCTTGCTCGTTGTATTGTGGCCATTCGATCCGTTGGTCGATGTTTCCGATGTTCCCATGGGATTATCCTTCCTCTCCTCTAATGGATAG